The following nucleotide sequence is from Nitrospira sp..
CCGTGGGCAGGATGGCACCCGCGCCGGCCTGGGATTTCACAAAGGCCCAGCCGAAGTCGCTGTCGATGCCCATCACCTCCCCGGTCGATTTCATCTCGGGGCCCAGCAGCACATCGACCCCCGCGAATTTCGTGAAGGGAAAAACCGCCTCCTTCACCGAAAGGTGGGTCGGGGTCGGCGCCTGCACGAAGTTCAACTGCTGCAGCGATTTCCCGACCATCACCTTCATGGCGAGCTTGGCCAACGGGACGCCGATGGCTTTGCTGACGAAGGGCACGGTGCGTGAGCCGCGCGGGTTCACCTCCAGTACGTAGATCGTGCGATCCTTCACGGCAAATTGCGCATTCATCAGTCCGATGACGCCGAGTTCCAGCGCCAACGCCGTCATCTGCCGGCGAATCTCTTCGATCAGGGCGGCATCGAGCGTATAGGGCGGCAGCGAGCAGGCCGAGTCTCCCGAATGGACCCCTGCTTCTTCGATATGCTCCATGATTCCGGCGACCACGACGTTCTTGCCGTCGGAGATGGCATCGGCGTCGATCTCAATGGCGTCCCGCAGATACTTGTCGATCAGGACCGGATGTTTATCCGACGCCTTGACGGCCGTGCCCATATAGGCCAGCAATCCGGCCTCGTCATAGACGATCTGCATGGCGCGCCCGCCGAGTACGTAGGAAGGCCGCACCATGACGGGGTAGGTGATGGCGTCGGCGATGCGGACGGCCTCTTCGACCGAACGCGCCATGCCGCTTTCAGCCTGGCGCAGGCCGAGTTTGTCGAGCAGTTCGCGGAATCGCTCGCGATCCTCGGCGCGGTCGATGGCATCCGGGCTGGTCCCGAGAATGGTCACCCCTGCTCGGGAGAGTGAAAGGGCCAACTTCAACGGTGTTTGTCCGCCGAACTGCAGGACTACACCGATGGGGCGCTCGCGCTCCACGATGTTCAGCACGTCTTCTTCCGTGAGCGGTTCGAAGTACAGGCGGTCGGAAGTGTCGTAGTCGGTGCTGACCGTTTCGGGGTTGCAGTTGACCATGATGGTCTCGATGCCCTCTTCCCGCAAGGCCATGGCGGCGTGCACGCAGCAGTAATCGAATTCGATCCCCTGTCCGATGCGGTTGGGCCCGCCCCCCAGAATCACGACTTTTTTCCGGGCGGTCGGGCGCGCTTCGCATTCCTGTTCGTAGGTGGAGTAGAGGTACGGCGTATGGGCCTCGAATTCCGCGGCGCAGGTATCGACGCGTTTGTAGGTCACGGACCGAGGTTGTGGCGCCTGTCCCAAGGCCAGTCGCCAGTTCCGAACCGTCCCCTGTTCGACCCCGAGGAGTTGAGCCAAACGGACGTCCGAAAACCCCCGTTCCTTGGCCTCGGCGAGCAGCACCTGGTTCAGCCCCGTCCCGCCGATCCGTCCCCGTTCGGCAACGATGCGCTGTTCGAAGGTCACGATGTCGCGGATCTGGTCGAGGAACCAGGGATCGATCTTGGTGAGGGCGAAGAGTTCCTCATTGCCCATGCCGAGCCGCATGCCGTCGGCCAGTCGCCACAAGCGATCCGGCAGCGGCGTGCGCACGGCCTTACGCACCTGTTCCATCGCCTCTTCGCGATTCAGGCTCGACGGCACCTCCAGATCCAGCCCCATCTTCGATGCGAATCCGAATTGGTCGACCTCCATGGACCGGATGGCCTTTTGGAGCGATTCCTTGAAGGTGCGTCCGATGGCCATGACCTCGCCCACCGATTTCATCTGCGTCGTCAGCGTGGGATCGGCACCGGGGAATTTCTGGAAGGCGAAGCGGGGGATCTTGACCACCACGTAATCGATGGTCGGTTCGAACGAGGCTTTCGTGACACCGGTGATGTCATTGGTGATTTCGTCGAGGGTATAACCGACGGCCAATTTCGCCGCGATCTTGGCGATGGGAAATCCTGTCGCTTTGGAGGCCAGCGCCGAGCTGCGGGACACTCGCGGATTCATTTCGATGACGACCATCTCGCCGTTGGCGGGGTTCATGCCGAACTGGATGTTGGCGCCGCCGGTGTCCACGCCGATCTCTCGGATGATACGGACGGCCGCATCCCGCAGCATTTGGTATTCCTTGTCGGTCAACGTGAGGGCCGGGGCCACGGTGATGCTGTCGCCCGTATGGATGCCCATGGGGTCCAGGTTCTCGATGGGACAGACGATGACGACGTTGTCCTTGAGATCGCGCATGACCTCGAGCTCGAACTCTTTCCAGCCGATGACCGACTGTTCGATGAGCACCTGGCGCACGGGGCTCATCGCCAACCCCCACTCCACTTGCGTCCTGAACTCTTCGATGTTGTACGCGATGTTGCCGCCGGTGCCGCCCATGGTGAAGGAGGGCCGGACGATCGCAGGAAACTGGATGCGTTTCACCTGTTCTTCCGCCTCGAACAAGGACGTGGCCACACCGCTGTCGGGGACCCGTAGGCCGATTTTCCACATGGCTTGCCGGAACGCGTCGCGATCCTCGGCCTTGTGGATGGCCTCGATGGAAGCGCCGATCAGTTTGACGCCGTATTTGTTGAGCACGCTGCGCTTGGCCAGGCCGATCGCCGTGTTGAGCGCCGTCTGGCCGCCCATCGTCGGCAAGAGCGCATCCGGCCGCTCGCACTCGATGACCTTCTCCACCACGTCCAAGGTGATCGGCTCGATATAGGTGCGGTCGGCAAAATCCGGATCCGTCATGATCGTCGCCGGATTGCTGTTGATCAGGATGACGCGGTAGCCCTCTTCTTTGAGGGCCTTGCAGGCCTGGGTGCCCGAATAGTCAAATTCGCAGGCTTGGCCGATGACGATGGGGCCGGAGCCGATCAAGAGTATGGAACGGATGTCAGTCCTTCGTGGCACGATTGACCTCGAGCAAATGGATGTTAGCCGGTCGGCAGGGGCGCCTCGGGCATGGGGCCCACCGGGGGGCGGTAGGGTTGGATCGGACCGATCGGTTGCACCGGACTCTGCCCCGGCGGATGGTAGTGCTTCAAGGCCTCCGGAATCCAGGCTTCGATCTGTTTGATTCGGGTGACGTCCGAGGGGTGCGTCGAGAGAAATTCCGGGATCGCCTGCTGCGAGCGAAAGCAGAGTTTGTTGATCATCGCGCGCGGGCAGCCGCTCATCCGTTCCCAGAAGGCCACGGCTTCACGCGGGTCGTAGCCGGCTTCGGCCATCAGGCGCAGGCCGATGTAATCCGCCTCCGATTCCTGGCGGCGGTCGAACGGCAGCGATACGCCGACTCCATAGACGGTCATGGCGGCCATGGCCGCATCCGGCCGTCCTGCGGCGGCCCCCGCGCCCAGGGCGGCCAGTTGCCCGATCTGCTCCAGAATCCCGCGACTCATCCGTTCCGCTCCATGGCGTTGTAACGCGTGCGCCACCTCATGCCCCATGACGGTGGCGAGGCCGTCCTCGTTCTTGGTAACTTTGAGAATGCCTGTAAACACCGCCACTTTCCCTCCCGGCAGGGCGAAGGCGTTGACGGTGCGGTCGTCCTGAATGACGGCGAACTCCCATTGGTACTCCGGCTTGTTGGCTGCCTTTGCGATGCGGTTGCCGACGCGGTGCACCATCTCGTTGAGTTCCACATTGTTGGTCAAGGGCGCCTGGCGCAACACCTCCCGAAAGGCCGAGAGGCCCATCGCCATTTCCTTTTCCTCGGAAATGTATATGAACTGGTCGCGAGCAGTCCCCGGAGCCCGCTGGCAGCCGGCGAGCGACTGCAGGAGGCCCGTCACCGCGCCCAAGCCGGTCAGGGTCGGCAGGGCGGCGGCTGCGCGAGCACCCAAGGCCAGCAGCGCGCGGCGACCCATGCGGCTGTTCAGCCACGTGTCGATGGAGGAAGTCGGTGATGAGGGCGTCATCATCCTTCCATTCAATCAGTCTCAGGCCCATGATGCAACTCACGCCGTCACGGCATCCAGAGATACATGAACTGGGGCGATCCTCCGCGTACCAGCGTGAGGAGGTCCAGGTTGGCGAGCGAGCCGATCGTGGCTCCCGGTCCGGCCAAGCGGGAGTACACGTTGTTCTGGTATTCTCCAGGCCGCCTATAGGTGACGACTCGTGCTTCAGCGAGGCCCGCTTTCTGCTTGGCCAGTTCGATCGCATCATCCAAGTACCCGATCTCATCGACGAGCCCCGCGGCCTTCGCCTGCTCACCGGAGTAGATCCGCCCGTCCGCCAGCTTTCTGACCTGGTCGGCGGACAGGCCCGGCCGTCCCTCCTGCACGACCTGCAGGAACCGCTGATAAAAGGCATCGATCACGCTTTGAAAGATGGTACGCTCCTCCGGCAACATGGCGCGAAACGGCGAGCCCATGTCCTTGCGCGGACCTGACGTGACGGCGTTCGTTTCGACCCCCACCTTCTCCAACAGACCTTTGGCGTTGACCGTCATCATAATGACTCCGATACTGCCCGTGACGGAGGATGGATGGGCGAAGACGGCATCTGCCACGGAGGCGATGTAGTAGCCTCCCGACGCGCCCACGTCCATGATCGACGCCACCACAGGGACTTTTCGCGCGGCCTTGAAGGTCTTCACCTCGTGGTACAGGATGTCGGACGCCGTT
It contains:
- the carB gene encoding carbamoyl-phosphate synthase large subunit, with amino-acid sequence MPRRTDIRSILLIGSGPIVIGQACEFDYSGTQACKALKEEGYRVILINSNPATIMTDPDFADRTYIEPITLDVVEKVIECERPDALLPTMGGQTALNTAIGLAKRSVLNKYGVKLIGASIEAIHKAEDRDAFRQAMWKIGLRVPDSGVATSLFEAEEQVKRIQFPAIVRPSFTMGGTGGNIAYNIEEFRTQVEWGLAMSPVRQVLIEQSVIGWKEFELEVMRDLKDNVVIVCPIENLDPMGIHTGDSITVAPALTLTDKEYQMLRDAAVRIIREIGVDTGGANIQFGMNPANGEMVVIEMNPRVSRSSALASKATGFPIAKIAAKLAVGYTLDEITNDITGVTKASFEPTIDYVVVKIPRFAFQKFPGADPTLTTQMKSVGEVMAIGRTFKESLQKAIRSMEVDQFGFASKMGLDLEVPSSLNREEAMEQVRKAVRTPLPDRLWRLADGMRLGMGNEELFALTKIDPWFLDQIRDIVTFEQRIVAERGRIGGTGLNQVLLAEAKERGFSDVRLAQLLGVEQGTVRNWRLALGQAPQPRSVTYKRVDTCAAEFEAHTPYLYSTYEQECEARPTARKKVVILGGGPNRIGQGIEFDYCCVHAAMALREEGIETIMVNCNPETVSTDYDTSDRLYFEPLTEEDVLNIVERERPIGVVLQFGGQTPLKLALSLSRAGVTILGTSPDAIDRAEDRERFRELLDKLGLRQAESGMARSVEEAVRIADAITYPVMVRPSYVLGGRAMQIVYDEAGLLAYMGTAVKASDKHPVLIDKYLRDAIEIDADAISDGKNVVVAGIMEHIEEAGVHSGDSACSLPPYTLDAALIEEIRRQMTALALELGVIGLMNAQFAVKDRTIYVLEVNPRGSRTVPFVSKAIGVPLAKLAMKVMVGKSLQQLNFVQAPTPTHLSVKEAVFPFTKFAGVDVLLGPEMKSTGEVMGIDSDFGWAFVKSQAGAGAILPTAGTAFISVKSDDRAGAHDVARRLAALGFRITATSGTALYLSEQGLTVDVVNKVQEGRPHVVDHIKNGEVALVVNTVRTASAQTDSLSIRREALHKGVPYYTTMRGALAAVMGIEALLKKGLAIRALQEYHRVQ
- a CDS encoding M48 family metallopeptidase, yielding MGRRALLALGARAAAALPTLTGLGAVTGLLQSLAGCQRAPGTARDQFIYISEEKEMAMGLSAFREVLRQAPLTNNVELNEMVHRVGNRIAKAANKPEYQWEFAVIQDDRTVNAFALPGGKVAVFTGILKVTKNEDGLATVMGHEVAHALQRHGAERMSRGILEQIGQLAALGAGAAAGRPDAAMAAMTVYGVGVSLPFDRRQESEADYIGLRLMAEAGYDPREAVAFWERMSGCPRAMINKLCFRSQQAIPEFLSTHPSDVTRIKQIEAWIPEALKHYHPPGQSPVQPIGPIQPYRPPVGPMPEAPLPTG
- the sppA gene encoding signal peptide peptidase SppA, giving the protein MRSTWHFSTAGAVLLAALLQTACVTINLPPGPGALEEHKVSGTGKDKVLLIDLSGVISSENKDGFYSSPGMLATVKEELERAAKDERVKAVVLRINSPGGTVTASDILYHEVKTFKAARKVPVVASIMDVGASGGYYIASVADAVFAHPSSVTGSIGVIMMTVNAKGLLEKVGVETNAVTSGPRKDMGSPFRAMLPEERTIFQSVIDAFYQRFLQVVQEGRPGLSADQVRKLADGRIYSGEQAKAAGLVDEIGYLDDAIELAKQKAGLAEARVVTYRRPGEYQNNVYSRLAGPGATIGSLANLDLLTLVRGGSPQFMYLWMP